The Paraburkholderia megapolitana genomic sequence CTTCCGCCACGTCCGTGACAGTATAGATCAGCGAATCGAGATCTTCATCGCCTTCTTCCGGCGTGCCTTCGAACTGCATGCCGATTTCGAGCGGCTCGGGAAAGCGGGTGCGCGGCTCGATCTTCACGAGGTCCGGGTCGTACTCGCCGAATGCGTCCTGCGGTTCCAGCTGAACCTCGGTTGCGAAGCCCGGTTCATGGCCGTCGAGCTCTTTCTCGATCTTGGGGAACGTGCCATCATAGCCGCCGTGCAGATAGACCATCGGCTCGTCGTTTTCCTCAATCAGATTGCCCTGCGCATCCGATAGCTTGTACGCGACAGATACGACGGTGTTCTTTACGATTTTCATTCGACTCTCCAGAATACAAGCCACATTATACGATGCCGAGGCGCCCCCTTGACCACCCAGCCGGCACGGCTGAGGCTGCTGTTCCAGTGCCCCGCCTTCGTGCCGGATCGCCCACCACGCGCCGTGCCGAATCGCAATCGCTCACGCCTTCACCCGATCGCCCGACACCACTACTCGGCAATCTGAGTCCGTCGCAATTTATGCGCCGGTACTGGCAGAAAAAGCCGCTGCTTATCCGTCAGGCGATTCCGCAGATTGCCGCGCCGCTGTCGCGCGACGAGCTCTTCGAGCTCGCCGGGCTCGACGATGTAGAGGCGCGTCTCATCACACACTTTCGTAACAAGTGGCAACTGGAACACGGGCCATTCGAGCCGGACGAACTGCCGTCCGTCAAACAGCGCGCGTGGACGCTGCTCGTCCAGGGCGTCGATCTGCACGACGATCGCGCGCGTGCGCTGCTGGACCGGTTCCGTTTCGTTCCCGATGCCCGCCTCGACGATCTGATGATCTCGTACGCAACCGATGGCGGCGGCGTCGGTCCGCATTTCGATTCCTACGATGTGTTCCTGCTGCAGGTACACGGCAAGCGTCGCTGGCGGATCGGTGCGCAGCGGGACCTGTCGCTGCAAGAAGGCGCGCCGCTGAAAATCCTCGAGCACTTCGAGCCCGATGAAGAATGGCTGCTCGAACCCGGCGACATGCTGTACCTGCCGCCGCATCTTGCCCACGACGGCATCGCCGAAGGCGAATGCATGACCTGTTCGATCGGCTTTCGCGCCCCGTCGCACGGCGAACTCACGTCGCAATTCCTGTATCACCTCGCCGAATCGGGCCAGACTTCGGGACGCGCCGGCGACCTGTATCGCGACCCGCAGCAGCCCGCCGTCGAGCATCCCGGCGAACTGCCTGCAGCGCTCGTGGCACAGGTGAGCAAGACCCTCGCGAAGATCCGCTGGGACGAGCGCGACATTGCGTCGTTTCTCGGCACCTACTTGAGCGAGCCCAAGCCGTCGGTCGTTTTCGACCCGCCCGCGCGGCCAGTCAGCGAGCAGCGTTTTATCGCGCTCGCAGCGAAGTCGGGGGTACGCCTCGATCGTAAGACCCTCCTGCTATACGATCGTCGCGCATATTTCATGAATGGAGAAGAAAACTCGCTGGCAAATGTGAAAAAATGGCTGCCTGAATTCGCAGATAATCGATCTTTGAGTGCGAAACGCTTTGTAACACTCTCAGGCGATTCATCGGTGACAGCACTGCTACACGAGTGGTATTGTGCGGGCTGGGTGCAAGTGGGCGAGCTTGCGTGAGCCTGTCCGCCTGTAATACCGTACTCTGAAAATTTGTATGAGAAAGACAACGTATTGACCCCGGATTTGTCGACGGTCTGTACGAAAGTGCATATAATTTCCGCCCAAGCCGTAGGGAAGATTCACGCTCATGCATGAAGTGCATCTCCACCAGCGGCCCAGGTCGGTGTTGGAGCACATTACCGGTAATATTTTGCGCTGTTGCTTACCTTTAACCATAAAAGGACGTGATCATGAAGAAATCCCTCCTCGTAGCATCTTTGTTGGCCGCTGTGGCTCTCGCCGCATGCAACAAGAGCAGCGACCAGGCTGCCTCGGCAGCTAGCGATGCTGCAGCAACGGCTGCGTCGGCTGCTACTGCTGCCGCTTCCGACGTAGCCGCTGCTGCATCGGGCGTTGCTGCTGCTGCGAGCGACGCTGTTGCTTCGGCTACGGCTGCTGCTTCGGACGCAGGTGCTGCCGCTTCGGACGCAGCCGCTGCTGCTCCGGCATCGGGCGCAAGCCAGTAAGCTGTACAGCATTCGCCTTCGGGCGAAACTGTATTGGGAAGTCGAATGGCTTCCCGAGCGGACAAAACAAAACGCCACGGATGTCCTCCGTGGCGTTTTATCGTTCAGTGGCTGTAATCGCGATCTGCTTGACCTACTGGCGGCGACCATCGCCCCATCGCCTGCCGCCTCGCGATGAATACCTCGCCGCTCAGGCCGGCGCGACCTTCTTGTCAGCAAAAAACTCCCGCACTACCTCGATCTCCCGTGTACGTTTAAACGGCGGCAGGCTTTGCCAGATACGCCGGCCGTACGGTTTGTCGACGAGCCGTGTGTCGCAGATCATCAGCACGCCGCGATCCGTTTCCGCGCGAATCAACCGGCCCGCGCCCTGCTTCAGCGTGATCACCGCCTGCGGCAACTGGTGAACCGCAAACGGACTCAGTCCTTTCTTCGTCAGCGCATCGAGACGCGCAGACAACACCGGATCGTCAGGCGGCGCAAACGGCAGCTTGTCGATCACAACGAGCGATAACGCATCGCCGCGCACATCGACGCCTTCCCAGAAGCTCTGGCTCCCCACCAGAATCGCATTGCCATAGGCACGAAAGCGTTCGAGCAACTCGGTGCGGCTTGCGTCGCCCTGGACCAGCAACGGCAGGTTCCAGCCGCGCGATTCGATCGTGTCGCGCAGCTTCGTCGCAATACGGTCGACTGCGCGCAGCGTCGTGCACAACATGAATACGCCACCGCCAGACGCTTCGATGGCGGGCAGCGCCGCATCGAACACCGCGTCGGTGAACGCCGGCGAAGAGGGTTGTGGGAGATTGCGCGGCACATACATCAGCGCCTGCGTCGCGTAGTCGAACGGACTGGCCAGCGTCATCGAGCGGCGGGCGTTTAGGCCCATCTGTGCCGCATAGTGCGTGAAGTCGCCACGCACCGACAGCGTCGCCGACGTGAAGATCCACGCGCGCGGCACGCCCGCGCGCTGCCGCGCGAAAATCGGCGCGACAGACAACGGCGTTTCATGCAGCTGGACCGTGTGTGCGAATACTTCAATCCAGCGAACCTTCTCGTCCTGCTCCTTAGCGGCGCCGGCGCTATCGGACGCTGCGCCATCCGTTCCAGCGGCGTCGCTTGCCGGCGTATCAGGCACCGTGGTCCAACCGGCCAGCAAGCCCTGCAATTCGCGCGCACGGCGCAGGCAGGCGCCGATCGATTCGGCCCGTTCCGCCTGGCCAGCGAGCGCCGTCGCCAGCGCGGCGAGCTCCGTTTCGAGCACGTCGAGCGCGGCGAATAACGGATGGCTGTCGGACAACTGGCCAATCGACATCCGCACCGAATCTTCCTTGAACGCGAGCCGCACATCGCGTGCGGCCCGTTCCAGCGCCCCACCGAGCTTCACCCACTCCACCGCATCGCGGGCGTGTCCCAGCCCCTCGGCCACCGCATCGCGCGCAAGCTCGAGCAATTGCGCAGTCGACAGCGTTTCGCCGAAGAACAGCGTGGCCGTTTCGGGTAATTGATGCGCTTCGTCGAACACGATCGTATTCGCGGTGGGCAGCAGTTCGGCCATGCCTGTGTCGCGCAACATGATGTCCGCGAAAAACAGATGGTGATTGACGACGACGATGTCCGCCTGTTGCGCCTCGCGACGCGCCTGCATCACGAAGCATTCCTTGTAGTGCGGGCACTCCTGGCCGAGGCAGTTGTCGCGCGTCGACGTAACCATCGACCACACCGCGGCCGTCTCGGGCACGCTCGCGAGCTCGGCCTTGTCGCCGGTCCGGGTGATCTTCGCGAACCGCACGATGTCCTGCAGGTACGACGTCTCCTGACGCGTCGGCAAGCGTCCGTTATCGGCCGTGCGCTGCAGATAGTAGTGGCACAGGTAGTTCGCGCGCCCCTTCAGCATCGCCACCGACACCGGCACCGCGAGCGCATCGCGCACGGTCGGAATATCGCGCTGGAACAACTGGTCCTGCAGATGCTTGGTCCCCGTCGAAACGATGACCTTGCCGCCCCATAACATCGCTGGAACGAGGTAGGCATAGGTCTTCCCGGTGCCGGTACCCGCTTCGACGATCAGCGTGTTTTCGCTGTCGTCGGGCGCGCCGGACGCATCGGATGCTTCGCTGGGGGAATCGCTCGCCGTTGCACGCGCATCGCCACCAGCGCCCTGTAAACGGCGCGCCGGGCGCTTCTGTAGCTCGAACATAGCCGGCTCAGGCAAGCCGCGCCCCGAAGCCTCCATGGCGGCCGCCACGGCGCGCGCCATCTCGATCTGCGAAGCGCGCGGCCGGTAGCCGTCGATCTGCCGGGCGAGCAGCCCGTCGGCGGCGAAGATATCGTTGAGTTCGGTAGCACGACGGGGGTTGAGCACGACAGCGGGCGCGCCGCGCGCTTCGCGCGACGCCGCGGCGCCGTCCGTCGGCGCAGGAGAAGAAGAAACGAGCGGTGAATTCAAGGCAAGCGGTTCCTGCAAAGTCCGGTGTGCGCGGGGCGCACCCGGCGCCTGCCAGGTCGCCCGGTCAGGCGCGCCCGTCCGGTTCGAGCTGCAACTGCAGCAAGATGATTGTGTCCTTGACCTTGAGCTTGCGCTTTTTCAGGCGCTGCAACTCCAGGTCGTCGATGCCGGGTTCCTCCGACATCCTGTCGATCAGCCGGTCGAGCCCACTATGCTCGGACTCCAGCTGCAGAATGCGGTCGCGAAGGGTATCCGCGCTGATGGCGTGATGGTCCCGCATGCTCGCCTCCTCTTTCCGAAGCGGCGACCGGCCATGTTTCAGCCGCTTCGCCTGAGGTTGCTATCCCGGCTTGATACGCGTTACTTACCCTGCTGCTTTTGCTGCTCGATCTGTTGCTGCTGCTGTTGCTGTTCCTGCAACTGTTGCTGCTGCTTCTCGCGGGCTTTCTCGGCGGCCTGCTTCTGGCGCGCTTCGACGTCGGCCTTGTGCTGCGCGGCGGTCGCCTGCTTCTGCTCGAAGTGCTGCTGGTTCTCGACGCGCTGCTGTGCTTTCTGGGCACCCTGCTGACGCGCGGCATCGAGTTGCTGCTGGAAATTCGCCTGCTTCTGATCGTACGCCTTCTGGTTCGCCGCTGCCTGCGATGCGCCGATACCCTGCTGCGCCTGGTCGAGTGCGTGCTGGCGCTGCTTCTGCTGGTAAGCCTGCTCATTCGCCGCACGCTGCGGCGCCTCGGCCGTACGCTGCGCCTGATCGAGTGCATGCTGCCGCTGCTTGTCCTGGTACGCCTGCGCGTTGCGTGCATCGTTTGCCGCGCGCTGCGGTGCATCCGCTGCGTCCTGCGCACGTTGGAGCGCCGCCTGCTCGTCGCGCTTCTGCGCACGCGCGGCGCGCTGCTCGTCGTCCAGTGCGAGCTGTTCCTTGCGAATGACCGCCCGCTTCTCGCGCATTTCGTTGCGTGCGCTGTCGAGGCAGTGATTCACGAAGAACTTGCTATAGCAGTCATGTTCAGCGACGGCATAGCGATAGTTGTTGTCCGTGGACCGCCGGTCCAGATCCTTCTGGCGCGCATCGAAGTTGTTCGTGTCGTCCGGCTGCACCGCCGATGCGCCTGCCGTGTCGTAGGTAGCCGCGCCGCCCGTCACGGCCGCTGCGGATGACGCGGGTGTGTTCTGGGCTAGTGCGGGCGCAGACACTGAAACGGCAACCAGCGCCGCGGCGAGTGTGGTAACCACGGCGGCAGCACGCGATGCAAGGAAAAAGTGGGAGTTCGGCAACGTCAGGAATGGGCGGCGGG encodes the following:
- a CDS encoding FKBP-type peptidyl-prolyl cis-trans isomerase; this encodes MKIVKNTVVSVAYKLSDAQGNLIEENDEPMVYLHGGYDGTFPKIEKELDGHEPGFATEVQLEPQDAFGEYDPDLVKIEPRTRFPEPLEIGMQFEGTPEEGDEDLDSLIYTVTDVAEDKVVLDGNHPLAGMALRFALTVKEVRPATEDEIQHEHAHGADGLEIIDEDDDEDAEGKSGPTLH
- a CDS encoding cupin domain-containing protein, which gives rise to MPRRPLDHPAGTAEAAVPVPRLRAGSPTTRRAESQSLTPSPDRPTPLLGNLSPSQFMRRYWQKKPLLIRQAIPQIAAPLSRDELFELAGLDDVEARLITHFRNKWQLEHGPFEPDELPSVKQRAWTLLVQGVDLHDDRARALLDRFRFVPDARLDDLMISYATDGGGVGPHFDSYDVFLLQVHGKRRWRIGAQRDLSLQEGAPLKILEHFEPDEEWLLEPGDMLYLPPHLAHDGIAEGECMTCSIGFRAPSHGELTSQFLYHLAESGQTSGRAGDLYRDPQQPAVEHPGELPAALVAQVSKTLAKIRWDERDIASFLGTYLSEPKPSVVFDPPARPVSEQRFIALAAKSGVRLDRKTLLLYDRRAYFMNGEENSLANVKKWLPEFADNRSLSAKRFVTLSGDSSVTALLHEWYCAGWVQVGELA
- a CDS encoding ATP-dependent DNA helicase; the protein is MNSPLVSSSPAPTDGAAASREARGAPAVVLNPRRATELNDIFAADGLLARQIDGYRPRASQIEMARAVAAAMEASGRGLPEPAMFELQKRPARRLQGAGGDARATASDSPSEASDASGAPDDSENTLIVEAGTGTGKTYAYLVPAMLWGGKVIVSTGTKHLQDQLFQRDIPTVRDALAVPVSVAMLKGRANYLCHYYLQRTADNGRLPTRQETSYLQDIVRFAKITRTGDKAELASVPETAAVWSMVTSTRDNCLGQECPHYKECFVMQARREAQQADIVVVNHHLFFADIMLRDTGMAELLPTANTIVFDEAHQLPETATLFFGETLSTAQLLELARDAVAEGLGHARDAVEWVKLGGALERAARDVRLAFKEDSVRMSIGQLSDSHPLFAALDVLETELAALATALAGQAERAESIGACLRRARELQGLLAGWTTVPDTPASDAAGTDGAASDSAGAAKEQDEKVRWIEVFAHTVQLHETPLSVAPIFARQRAGVPRAWIFTSATLSVRGDFTHYAAQMGLNARRSMTLASPFDYATQALMYVPRNLPQPSSPAFTDAVFDAALPAIEASGGGVFMLCTTLRAVDRIATKLRDTIESRGWNLPLLVQGDASRTELLERFRAYGNAILVGSQSFWEGVDVRGDALSLVVIDKLPFAPPDDPVLSARLDALTKKGLSPFAVHQLPQAVITLKQGAGRLIRAETDRGVLMICDTRLVDKPYGRRIWQSLPPFKRTREIEVVREFFADKKVAPA
- a CDS encoding DUF465 domain-containing protein; its protein translation is MRDHHAISADTLRDRILQLESEHSGLDRLIDRMSEEPGIDDLELQRLKKRKLKVKDTIILLQLQLEPDGRA